A DNA window from Hordeum vulgare subsp. vulgare chromosome 1H, MorexV3_pseudomolecules_assembly, whole genome shotgun sequence contains the following coding sequences:
- the LOC123405757 gene encoding flavone O-methyltransferase 1-like produces the protein MANEEALMFALQLASSAVLPMTLRTCIELGLLETLVGAGGKTLTPEEVAAKLPSKAESNPDAASMVDRLLRVLATYKVVSCLVDECADGSLSRRYGAEPVCKWLTPNEDGVSMAPFCLLAQNKLFMEAWCHMKDAVLEGGSAFTKAFGASWFDYAGTDDHFNHLFNEAMKDHSVIITKKLLELYTGFDGIDTLVDLAGGVGAVIHAITKKYPSIKGINFDLPHVISDAQPYPGVEHVGGDMFEMVPSGDAILMKWILPCFSDDECAVLLKNCYDALPAHGKVINVECILPVNPDATNNAQGLICVDASLLAYSPGGKERNLRDFEKLAKAAGFTGVKASYIFANFWAMEYTK, from the exons ATGGCCAACGAGGAGGCGTTGATGTTCGCGCTGCAGCTGGCTTCGTCGGCTGTCCTGCCGATGACGCTTCGCACTTGCATCGAGCTGGGCCTGCTGGAGACCCTGGTGGGCGCCGGTGGGAAGACGTTGACGCCGGAAGAGGTAGCGGCCAAGCTTCCGTCCAAAGCGGAGTCCAACCCGGACGCGGCGTCCATGGTGGATCGGTTGCTGCGGGTACTGGCAACATACAAGGTCGTTTCGTGCCTAGTGGATGAGTGCGCAGACGGGAGCCTGTCCCGCAGGTATGGCGCTGAGCCGGTGTGCAAGTGGCTCACTCCCAACGAGGACGGTGTCTCCATGGCGCCCTTCTGCCTCCTTGCCCAGAACAAGCTCTTCATGGAGGCCTG GTGTCACATGAAGGACGCGGTCCTTGAGGGTGGCAGTGCATTCACCAAGGCATTCGGAGCGTCGTGGTTTGACTACGCTGGCACAGATGATCACTTCAATCACCTCTTTAACGAGGCCATGAAGGACCATTCGGTCATCATCACCAAGAAGCTTCTCGAATTGTATACTGGTTTCGACGGCATCGACACCCTTGTGGATCTCGCGGGTGGCGTGGGCGCCGTCATCCACGCCATCACCAAGAAGTACCCGAGCATAAAGGGGATCAACTTCGACCTTCCCCACGTAATCTCCGACGCGCAGCCCTACCCCGGCGTCGAACACGTCGGCGGCGACATGTTTGAGATGGTGCCGTCCGGAGACGCCATCCTCATGAAATGGATTCTCCCCTGCTTCAGCGACGACGAGTGTGCGGTACTCCTCAAGAACTGCTACGACGCACTGCCCGCGCATGGTAAGGTGATCAACGTGGAATGTATCCTGCCAGTGAACCCGGACGCGACAAACAACGCGCAGGGGTTAATCTGTGTGGACGCCAGCTTGCTGGCGTACAGCCCCGGCGGCAAGGAAAGGAACCTCAGGGACTTCGAGAAGCTAGCCAAGGCTGCAGGGTTTACAGGCGTCAAGGCCAGCTACATCTTTGCGAACTTCTGGGCAATGGAGTACACCAAGTAG